The stretch of DNA atgtttacttttaaccagtttcattatattgattttttctCCATAAATTTGCCAGtatcaattttcaattgccaaatacgtattcgccttgtgaatacaggtctcacctagttattattattataacagaCACAGGTACAAACCCTGGGGAATCAGCTTCtcctatatactgtatgtgtattatattcatacatttgtattattgtatttggcaatacAGTTGTTCTCGTAgtagttatttttcttctgcaactcattgtcctagaactcctcctacattattaatgcagcactaataacACGTATATAATCTCATAGataatgtcaaggtcaaggttgcgtctagtgtcaaaaaactaaatttaccATATCTTTACCAATATTTATcacttacatttatgaaaagttcatctcaagtgcagtattttattttaaagctgtaCCAGTaaaagatcagtaggggtcaaagttcatgacgtcacaaagaaaaataaataaacaaaatgcctgACAACAATTTGGTcaatgattttctgaaaatcatttttttctggaGACAAATATCTCTGACCCTCACGGTAAAATGTGTTCATGTCTGAAATGTGTAGAACGTTCTAGCAAAAGTTCATGCACAGACATGTCATGACGACATACAGTAGGAATAACTAACTGTGTGAACATCTTTATGTTCCAGAAACAtccattatatttatttacaggTCTTCAGTGTAAAAACTCaccatcatatcttgaaatgtTTTGGTGACGATGAAGGCCAAGCTCCAGTTGGTGAGAACACAGAGAGAACTGCCGACTCCTCTCACCTTCACTGGGAAGATCTCAGACATAATCAACCATGGGACGGGACCCCAACCCAGGGCAAAACCTGCACAACAACGGCCCCTCCATGCTTTATTATCACagattttatattaaaaaaaacaaataattatctgttcaacagaaacagaaattctaatcaagtaaatcatacataaaatactcaagtacaagtaaaaagtagctgaattaaatagtacttaatgTGAAAGTTACTACTGTAGTTACTACAAATACCAGAACTGAAAATAATGAAGTCATCAGAAAATCACATGAGTAGAAGTTTAAAAACAACTCACAATAAAGGTACctatcaaaataataattaattcattatCACTGACACAACTACAGTtctaattgagcccaaccctgctaTACAGCTGTTGAAACCACTGGATAAATGAATGGTAAAGGTGTATCTAGTTAATCAGACCATGAGAATAAAAACTCACCTGCGATAAAAACAGCTACGCTGGCCAAAGCCAACCAGGACATGTCAGTGTGGACTCCTCCCTCAGGTGTACTCACCAGGTAGAAATAAACACCCATTGCTGTGGTGCTGATTGCCATGGCAACACCTGGTCAACCATATACAAAgattgtgtgtgttaataatcGTACCAACCACAGGATAATTCTAAATGATGGTAAAAACCTGAAATGATGAGAAGAATCTTCCTTCCAGCTTTGTCCATAATTAACGCTGCTACAGCTGTAAAAACCACCTGAATAACACCAACGATCAGAGAAGCCAAGTCACTCtcctaaaaaacaacacaaaaacactttttattcacatttcacTGAGAGCACgtagtgaaaataaataaaacatatctaatacagttttaaatcaatattttagtttagttttttttttaaaggaagcattttaaaaaatgagattTAATGAGTCCtcaccagggttggagtcaagcATTCACACGTTCTGATTCTTCTGACTGGATATTGACCTGCCACAACTCTTAATCAACTTACACCATTAATATGAAATGTCCCAATACTTCGTGGTAATGCTGCTGTGTAATTTGTAAaacacttttacttttaatgtaatattaagttttatgtttttactgtaaactgcTCTATCTTTAACTCAAAGACAGAATATTAGAACCAAATGTTGTCCACTGTCTAATCTGTAATTCTGAGCAATTTGTAGAGATTTTACTCTGACAAATAAATTGACCCTGTTTGTCATACAAATATTAACTGATTTACACCATTCAAAGATCAAAATGTTCTGCTGCTTAGTGACAATGATAAtatctcatttaaaaaatgtaaaatgctaactcttatttttaatgtaatttagggTTTTATGCAAATGTAACTGCTATTGCAAGTCTTACAGTGTTCAATAATTGGGTCTGTTACAGTGTAACAGCTGCTGCTCATCAACTTTGAAGATAAACAACTGTTAAAGTTTGAATCCTGCAGCTACAGTTACAGTTTATagcttaaaatgttgctttCTTATAATTGTACTTTTAGTGGGAATGCTTAGCATTCATCTATCAGATCAGAGCCTGCTTCTACCTTCCTTTGAGCAATAATCAAATCTTACCCTGCACAATGTCTGTAACTCTGAAGATTTAACAACCACTTATTTACAGTCAATGACTGAACATAATGTTGTTAGTTCTCTCTGAATACTGCCTACAAATATCTATGTTGGTAATGTGTACAAACTTgtgttcattgacaataaacacataCAGCCATAGAGGTTTTTCACATTCACACGTACATTGTCGCAGCAATGCACATTTTTctagttgtaattaattatgaattatgtGATAATTACAAcagaccccaaccctggtccacACATGAAGGAAATGGTGTGTCACCTTAAAGTGTGCCTGTTCAAATATATTCTCTGCGTAGAACATGATGGTATTAATTCCTGACATCTGTTGGAAGATCATCAGCAGGATTCCTATCGCCAGAGGTTTGTAGACGTGAGCCTCCTTAAGGTCAGACATCTGGAAGGAAGAGCACTGGgaacataataaaataaacagccaCAGGTTACACATGGATAGCTATGATATGATAAGcagttagctagctagctagtaGCCATCCCAGAGCTCACCTCCTCATCAAAGGCCTCCTTTATACGGTCACACTCATATTCTACAGGAGCATCAGGTCCTCGTAGGTAGCGTAACACTTCCTCAGCCTCTCGCTGCTTCCCCCTGGACAGTAAGAAACGTGGCGTCTCAGGCATGAAGCACATGCACACCAGGAGCAGCGTGGGTGGGATGGAGCTACAGATAGCGAGCCAGCGCCAGTCCAGGAAAAGACCTAAGAAAAAACATCCAACAGataaagaactaaaaaaaaaagacttgttCTTTATGTTCCAACTGtaaaatcaagatatatatGGTTGAAATAAACAACAGGGAGAAAAGGAATAGACATACGTAGCCTATCCAACAAGACTCAAAACTGGTCCCATCTTCTTTCAAAGATGTGAGTCTTGAGCTGTAGTTGTCCTGTCAACTGTTCCATTGAGTAAACCTGTCTGATTTTTAGTATCCATTGTGAGACTGTAGGTGGGTCATGTTTCAAACAGCAGATTCTTATCATTTTTCTTGCCGTCATTAGCAGGAGATGCAGCATAAACCTGTGGTCCTGGGACAGATCATCAGGGAACATGTCCAGTAAAAACGTTAAGTAGCTTATCTATTAGTCCTTTAACTTCAGTCCAAAAGTGATGCAAAATGGGGCAGTCCcaaaatccaatatttgtttttatttgtttaaaaataattgttttagatTTTGCTGCTTTACCAGACCCCTAACGCtgacaagccacactacagaactcactcacacatgctgtcccttagaggagaaaaagcggAACAtattgtgtctgtgtggcatcacaaatttaaccctgaattgtgtTTCTGCtcaaactttatttgaattaaaataatcaagGTTTCTATTGTATAtcgacattttgagaaaaaatattgagatatgagttttggttcatattgcccATCCCTATACAATACACCTGTACAGCACATCCCACTCACTATCCATCACACTGGAACATTGGTATTTGTTTGGTTAAATCAGCACCTGTGTTTAAaacattattgtattaaaaacaatattaattaaaaaaatgggttttttatttctcttcatTGTGACAGAAATATTAGTGTGATATTTTACCAGGACATGTCATCTTTGTCCAGTTTATCCCAGGGACTCTGAACGCATCTCGAggaacacgttaatttaaataaccATAACTCACTAATATTTGCTCTGTTTGAGAAATtctaccagtttctgaaagatGAGTTGTTTATTACAGTAACTTTACTCACAtgtgacagaatcattaaagatgtggttttgttttgatgaaatagTCTCGCATGAGGAAAAGAGACTGAGATggatttattaataaatatcatGATGAAGATCAATTCAGAGAAGGATTAGAAAACCAAGGAGGAACTTAGCATGGAGGAAGTGAAGGTAAAGATTCATCATCTGGTCTAGAACTCATCAcctccgtctccatgacaacagacagaataaagctcagagtcagcatgaagtgtatatttaacgattatttactgttctgtgagacttgagggtttttttctattaaaataataataataataataataataataataatttgtaggAGGAGAtgtttacaattattttaagaAAGTTTATATGAGatgtttcaaggacagattgttataatgtataataaagtctttgttataaagagagaaattaatttttaaaccgTTATGGACAAAAACTACTTAATCATCTACtatatttattttgcttttacaaGGAAGATTTACGAAAAATGTCGAATAAGTATTTTTTGAGTATGCTGAGGTCAGCACAAGTGTCCTCTTTTATGAAAGTGAAGATATGGTCACATTAGTTATGGGGAAAGTGCGTATGTGTATATAAAATGATCAGACTAGACTCTAACCCATCTTTGTTCAGTCAATAACCAACATTCCTCCATATTTAGTACGTAAACATGAGCTATTTTATCCCTGCTTTGAAGCTAATGATGAATCTAAAGTTAtggtaacaacaacaacaagaggaACCTCTGACACGCCCCTCCCCCATCCCTGCTAACAAACATTTATTGGAAAAACATGACATGTATTTAGCTAACAAGGTTAGCGATAAGATGATTTTACACAGGTCAAGGTCTGAGGTAGAGATGAGTCAGCAAATATTTAGTCACAAGATTCTGACAATATTTGATTAAACAATTCAATACACTTTCTACCTCGTCTGGAACGATGACTAAAACAAAGTGGATTTAGCTACTAACCATGATGTCATGTCCTCTAGAACACTGGTTCTACACTGGTTTTAGGACCACCATTCATCCATACttccatacttatagtatagaAGCCAGAACAAGCAAAATATCAgatatgttttaatgaaaacagtTTGAAcccaacatacagtataatatgCGTCGTCACACGATGGTCCTTAGCATGAGAACAAACCGCAGCGTTTCATCTAAAGTTCTGTTTACACAACAACGTTTTGCTTCTATTTCcgtttttccccaaaaaagtTCCACATTCACACGACAACGTTTTCTAAACAatgtctgtttacatgagaaggtgaaaaacatcaaaaaccaggTAGTAAACATTCCAGACCAATAGATGGAGGCGTGGTTTAtcaatgaaccaaaataagaCACTTCCTGTTTGTCTCACTCTTTGGAATTTAACTGAACTAACGTAACTGAagtattgtttgtttatttattctgaccaatcacagatcTGACCTGGGGTCAGACTTAATTACTATCTTTTTAACGTGGTCTCTGATTGGATGAATGTCATGTGATGTGTTTGGATCAGAGCGAGAAACAATGTTTGCTGAGGAGGTAAATGGATGATGTAgaataaatgttataaaatgcataaatgactCATTTTTCACTGGTTGTGTAGCTGTGTGcgtcatatgtgtgtgtgttacagcagtgTTAACACATGCTTTACAGCAGCATTAAACCTCTACGTAGCATCTGTAGCTTAGCATCaagctgtttgtcatgtttacagTTTAATGTTGAAtgactaaatattaaataaagctgagtcatTAAAGAAACTCTCCTACATGTGTACAGATGTGAATAGTGTAACATCAATGGGTTCAGGATTACAGAGAGATCAGCTTTATTCTGACGACTACAGGTCTAACTTTGTAGGTCTgattaaagctaaagctaaagctaacatcTGAGGCTCTGCAGTGAACATACAGTAACACAGAAATATTGTTTCTCTGTTCACACACAGACATAAGGGtaaacctttttaaaaagttacacGCCGCTATCGTGTAAACGCACCGCCAacacttttgtgttttcattagcCCGAGACCCTCTTTTTGGGTCACGACCCAcaagttgagaatcactgctctagaaTCATAACTACTGTATGTTGTAAAAGCGATGGCTGAGCTACTAAACCTGTTGACTTTCTTAGTAACGGTAAAACAGAAAGCGTGACGTACCTGCCAGATAAACTCCCATGATGCCTAGCACCACCATCAGCTGCACACATGATCCTAAGGTCCCACGCACTCTCTCATGGGCCATCTCAGAGATGTAGAGCTGTGTGTGAACAACAATACACACGTTTTCATCCATTAACCTggtaccagggttgggctcaattacatttttaaattacaattaggtcttcaattattcatgttcaattacaactgatTTACAATTACGTTGGGTGACATTTTTTATGAATTACAAATaagattaaaattattattctccccccgaaagtcaattacaattacattctcaattactaaagttgaattacaattaaccccaattactgagccttgaataaaaaaccttattaaacgcaaccttcctcttgtgttagctttctgttagcatctctaatgctaacgggtcagtttgacccatgtcttaaatcagctgtaaaatactattattgttattattattgttattattattgttaggcTTGCTAATCAGTTAAAatgttggtattaatatttttggtgtggctGTCGAAGCCTTTTTTGCGTCAGTATATTGttagatttatattatttttaggtaaacctgatattaaacatattctaataattattaatgtgtcagacatagaactgtaacatggttcaccaggtttgtgtttaattaaattgttaatGATAAAATtcccattacaattacaattataaagtagATTATCTGgactcagttacaattcaattacaattaaaacagcaatagatttttccagttacaattatgtcataattgtaatttaattatcaattacaagactacaattatgattgaccccaaccctgcctaaTATACATCACTATGGACCATTTTCCTCTCTAATGGTTaatagtttttacattttaaattaataatcatGTATAGTATAACAAgtcttaataattattaataatatgtaGTACAACAGGctttaataattcataataatatgtaatgtaACAGGTCTTAATAAtgagtaataataaatattataacaggctttaataattcataataatatgtaatgtaACAGGTCTTAATAAtgagtaataataaatattataacaggctttattaattcataataatatgTAATGAAACAGGTCTTAATAAtgagtaataataaatattataacaggctttaataattcataataatatgTAATGAAACAGGTCTTAATAAtgagtaataataaatattataacaggctttaataattcataataatatgTAATGAAACAGGTCTTAATAAtgagtaataataaatattataacaggctttaataattcataataatatgTAATGAAACAGGTCTTAATAAtgagtaataataaatattataacaggctttaataattcataataatatgTAATGAAACAGGTCTTAATAAtgagtaataataaatattataacaggctttaataattcataataatatgTAATGAAACAGGTCTTAATAAtgagtaataataaatattataacaggctttaataattcataataatatgTAATGAAACAGGTCTTAATAAtgagtaataataaatattataacaggctttaataattcataataatatgTAATGAAACAGGTCTTAATAAtgagtaataataaatattataacaggctttaataattcataataatatgTAATGAAACAGGTCTTAATAAtgagtaataataaatattataacaggctttaataattcataataatatgTAATGAAACAGGTCTTAATAAtgagtaataataaatattataacaggctttaataattcataataatatgtaatgtaACAGGTCTTAATAAtgagtaataataaatattataacaggctttaataattcataataatatgTAATGAAACAGGTCTTAATAAtgagtaataataaatattataacaggctttaataattcataataatatgTAATGAAACAGGTCTTACAGGAACTACCAGAGATGCGATGCCGCTGGCGAAGCCGGTGAGCGCTCTGCCCAGGTACAGCATCCACACGCTGCGTGCAGCGATAATGATGGTGAAGCCGAAGACAAACGGCAGCGAGCTGAACATCAGACTCAGCTTTCTGCCAATTCTCTCCACCATCCAACCAGCGAGGAGCCCTCCTACCATCGCCCCCAGCGTCACTATGGACTAAAACACAAAACGTTCAATAGtctcatttatgtttttatattttttcatatttctattgagttgaaaaggtgaTATTATCCATATGTACAGTATGCCCAGGtttaaagtcaaaataaaagcattatttgATCAACTGcaatttatttgtctttttttccctttccaaaatattgtgacatttatgtcaaattcattttaattctggagtcaaatagacaaaaaaaacaagtaattttaacattattagtttacacttctgcatatacacaaaatattaaatatgtaaaaaacgacaatattcaagcaattaGGGCCGCGCAGCAGAGCTGTGTGTTA from Gouania willdenowi chromosome 9, fGouWil2.1, whole genome shotgun sequence encodes:
- the slc2a8 gene encoding solute carrier family 2, facilitated glucose transporter member 8, with the translated sequence MDIQDEYRSLLEQENRELPESQDTYFSKVKNSKLYLATFVSVLGPLSFGFVLGYSSPAIPDLTTIDDPHLRLNDDQASWFGSIVTLGAMVGGLLAGWMVERIGRKLSLMFSSLPFVFGFTIIIAARSVWMLYLGRALTGFASGIASLVVPLYISEMAHERVRGTLGSCVQLMVVLGIMGVYLAGLFLDWRWLAICSSIPPTLLLVCMCFMPETPRFLLSRGKQREAEEVLRYLRGPDAPVEYECDRIKEAFDEECSSFQMSDLKEAHVYKPLAIGILLMIFQQMSGINTIMFYAENIFEQAHFKESDLASLIVGVIQVVFTAVAALIMDKAGRKILLIISGVAMAISTTAMGVYFYLVSTPEGGVHTDMSWLALASVAVFIAGFALGWGPVPWLIMSEIFPVKVRGVGSSLCVLTNWSLAFIVTKTFQDMMKSLTRAGTFWLFACMCILNVIFTMVFVPETKGKTLEQIEQTFRESSDQ